One segment of Triticum aestivum cultivar Chinese Spring chromosome 2A, IWGSC CS RefSeq v2.1, whole genome shotgun sequence DNA contains the following:
- the LOC123186999 gene encoding putative 12-oxophytodienoate reductase 5, which produces MEPQTDSKPIPLMTPYKMGSSLDLAHRVVLAPLTRQRSYGNVPQPHAAVYYGQRATPGGMLITEATGVSDTAQGYTDTPGVWTAEQVEAWRPVVDAVHAKGALFFCQLWHVGRVSSYGFQPGGAAPVSSTQRMVGPQVRHDGTTEEFSPPRRLAAEEIPMFVDDFRKAARNAINAGFDGVEIHGGNGYLIEQFLKDSANDRDDGYGGSLENRCRFALEVVAAVAKEVGAHRVGIRLSPFMDYMDCHDSDPHALGLHMATKLNDHNILYLHMIEPRMALVDGRREVPHRLLPYREAFKGTFIANGGYDREEGDRAVVSGYADLVSFGRLFLANPDLPKRLELNAPLNKYNRLTFYISDPVVGYTDYPFLP; this is translated from the exons ATGGAGCCGCAGACCGATTCGAAGCCCATTCCGCTGATGACGCCGTACAAGATGGGCTCCTCGCTGGACCTCGCCCACCGGGTGGTGCTGGCGCCGCTGACGCGGCAGCGCTCCTACGGCAACGTGCCGCAGCCGCACGCCGCCGTCTACTACGGCCAGCGCGCCACGCCCGGCGGGATGCTCATCACGGAGGCCACGGGGGTCTCCGACACGGCGCAGGGCTACACCGACACCCCGGGCGTCTGGACGGCGGAGCAGGTGGAGGCGTGGCGCCCCGTCGTCGACGCCGTGCACGCCAAGGGCGCCCTCTTCTTCTGCCAGCTCTGGCACGTCGGCCGCGTCTCCTCCTACGGCTTCCAGCCGGGCGGCGCCGCGCCCGTGTCCAGCACCCAGAGGATGGTCGGCCCGCAGGTCAGGCACGACGGCACCACCGAGGAGTTCTCGCCGCCGAGGAGGCTGGCGGCGGAGGAGATCCCCATGTTCGTCGACGACTTCAGGAAAGCAGCACGGAACGCCATCAACGCCG GCTTCGACGGCGTGGAGATCCACGGCGGCAACGGGTACCTCATCGAGCAGTTCCTCAAGGACAGTGCCAACGACCGGGACGACGGCTACGGCGGCAGCCTAGAGAACCGGTGCCGCTTCGCGCTCGAGGTGGTGGCGGCTGTCGCAAAGGAGGTGGGCGCCCACCGTGTTGGCATCCGCCTCTCGCCCTTCATGGACTATATGGACTGCCACGACTCCGACCCCCACGCGCTCGGCCTCCACATGGCCACGAAGCTCAATGACCACAACATCCTCTACCTCCATATGATCGAGCCCCGTATGGCCCTCGTTGACGGCCGGCGGGAGGTCCCGCACCGGCTGCTGCCCTACAGAGAGGCCTTCAAGGGCACCTTTATCGCGAATGGCGGGTATGACCGGGAAGAGGGGGAcagggcggtcgtctcggggtacGCCGACCTCGTCTCATTTGGGCGGCTCTTCCTTGCAAACCCAGACCTACCAAAGCGGCTAGAGCTCAACGCGCCGCTTAACAAGTACAATAGGTTGACGTTCTACATCTCCGATCCCGTCGTCGGCTACACCGACTACCCGTTTCTTCCTTGA
- the LOC123187000 gene encoding 1-aminocyclopropane-1-carboxylate oxidase homolog 1 has protein sequence MTPTPPTMSAASSPVAYDRAADLRALDATFAGVTGLVASGLTHVPCIFRVPEGHHDKQDTTVLAGGQEEPGAIPVIDLGCGDHAAVVAAVRQAAAGCGFFQVTGHAVPEAAMAAATDAMRAFHAADGGEGTEKARLYSRDPIKPVKYQCNFDLYESPVANWRDTLHIRMAPDPPDVGDIPESCRDALLEYTEQVNKLGKTLFELLSEALGLKPSYLTDMECDQGQILICHYYPPCPQPKLAIGTSRHSDAGFLTILLQDEVGGLQIFNEDRWVDVTPTPGAFIVNIGDLLQLISNDGFRSVEHRVLAKNAAPRVSIAFFFSTHFHPASTRMYGPIKELLTEENKPLYRETLVRDYMKHYFSIGLDAKTAISDFRL, from the exons ATGACACCCACGCCACCAACCATGTCGGCCGCCTCCTCTCCCGTTGCTTACGACCGCGCGGCCGACCTCCGCGCGCTGGACGCCACCTTCGCCGGCGTCACCGGCCTCGTCGCCTCCGGCCTCACGCACGTCCCCTGCATCTTCCGCGTCCCTGAAGGCCACCACGACAAACAGGACACCACCGTCCTCGCCGGCGGCCAAGAAGAACCAGGGGCCATCCCGGTGATCGACCTCGGGTGCGGCGACCACGCGGCCGTGGTTGCCGCCGTCCGCCAGGCCGCGGCAGGGTGCGGGTTCTTCCAGGTGACAGGCCATGCCGTGCCGGAGGCGGCGATGGCCGCGGCGACGGACGCTATGCGGGCGTTCCACGCGGCCGACGGCGGCGAGGGCACCGAGAAGGCGCGGCTCTACTCGCGTGACCCCATCAAGCCGGTCAAGTACCAGTGCAACTTCGACCTCTACGAGTCGCCGGTGGCCAACTGGCGCGACACGCTCCACATCCGCATGGCCCCTGACCCGCCCGACGTCGGCGACATACCGGAGAGCTGCCG CGATGCACTGCTTGAATATACCGAGCAAGTTAATAAATTGGGAAAGACTTTGTTTGAGCTGCTCTCCGAAGCTCTTGGGCTCAAACCAAGCTACCTAACAGACATGGAGTGCGACCAAGGACAGATCTTAATCTGCCACTATTACCCTCCCTGCCCTCAGCCTAAACTCGCCATCGGGACAAGCCGGCATTCAGACGCCGGCTTCCTGACCATACTCCTCCAAGATGAAGTCGGCGGTCTACAGATTTTCAACGAGGACCGGTGGGTAGATGTCACGCCCACACCCGGAGCATTCATTGTGAACATCGGCGATCTCTTACAG CTGATCTCCAATGACGGGTTCAGGAGTGTGGAGCATAGGGTGTTGGCGAAGAACGCTGCCCCTAGGGTCTCGATCGCGTTCTTCTTCAGCACGCATTTCCATCCAGCCTCGACGAGGATGTATGGTCCAATCAAGGAGCTGTTGACTGAAGAGAACAAACCATTATATAGGGAAACTCTTGTGAGAGATTACATGAAGCATTATTTCTCCATAGGGTTAGATGCAAAAACTGCTATTTCTGATTTCCGGTTATGA